The following are from one region of the Paenalkalicoccus suaedae genome:
- the racE gene encoding glutamate racemase, with protein MEFVRGTSAQNRPIGVIDSGVGGMTVASEIMRQLPKEEIIYIGDTARCPYGPRSEEEVVEFTWEMIRYLMTQDIKLLVIACNTATAVVLEEAKEKLSIPVIGVIHPGAIAALKVTSNQHVGVIGTEGTISSGAYYHELTSINSGVKVVSLACPTLVPLVEAGEIRGERAKGIVREALEPILEYDIDSLILGCTHYPLLSSLIKEVAGPSVNIISSGDETAREVSSLLYHGKLLYQGSRVPEHQFYTTGAFTSFKSVAESWLKKELNVRDLELQPLASYE; from the coding sequence ATGGAATTTGTTAGGGGAACGTCAGCCCAGAATCGACCAATAGGGGTCATCGATTCGGGCGTTGGTGGAATGACAGTAGCTTCCGAGATCATGCGACAGCTACCTAAAGAAGAAATTATTTATATCGGCGATACGGCAAGGTGTCCGTATGGACCTAGGTCTGAAGAAGAGGTTGTCGAATTTACATGGGAAATGATCCGCTACTTAATGACACAGGACATTAAGCTTTTGGTCATCGCATGTAACACGGCTACAGCCGTAGTTTTAGAGGAAGCAAAGGAAAAGCTTTCGATTCCAGTAATCGGAGTTATCCACCCTGGAGCTATTGCAGCACTGAAGGTGACTTCTAATCAGCATGTCGGTGTCATCGGCACGGAAGGGACAATCTCAAGTGGTGCCTACTACCATGAGCTTACCTCGATTAACAGTGGCGTGAAGGTAGTAAGCCTTGCATGTCCGACTCTCGTTCCGTTGGTCGAAGCTGGAGAAATTCGCGGAGAGCGTGCAAAGGGGATTGTGCGAGAAGCGCTTGAGCCGATTTTGGAGTATGATATTGACAGCTTAATTTTAGGATGCACGCACTACCCGCTCCTATCAAGCCTCATTAAAGAGGTTGCCGGACCATCTGTCAATATCATCTCTTCAGGCGACGAAACAGCCCGTGAAGTAAGCTCCCTCTTGTACCACGGGAAATTACTTTACCAGGGGTCGCGAGTTCCTGAGCATCAGTTCTATACGACTGGCGCTTTCACAAGCTTCAAATCAGTAGCCGAATCATGGCTCAAAAAAGAACTAAACGTTCGCGATTTGGAACTACAGCCACTTGCGAGCTACGAATAA
- a CDS encoding MarR family winged helix-turn-helix transcriptional regulator: protein MTNNQQTTSMTQVAHIEKSLRMISDIIKQKGREILNEFPITPPQFIALQWLHEYGDMTIGELSTKMYLACSTTTDLVDRMEKNELVERVKDTNDRRVVRIHLLDRGKTIIQEVINQRQEYLDNVLSGFSQENTDFLESNLAQLLDEMKKDAETWKSF from the coding sequence ATGACAAATAACCAGCAAACTACTTCAATGACACAGGTGGCACATATCGAGAAGTCACTACGAATGATTTCGGATATTATTAAGCAGAAGGGCCGTGAGATTCTTAATGAATTTCCGATAACTCCGCCACAATTTATTGCACTACAATGGCTTCATGAGTATGGGGATATGACGATAGGAGAACTATCTACTAAAATGTATTTAGCTTGTAGTACAACAACAGACTTAGTAGATCGCATGGAAAAAAATGAGCTAGTTGAGCGTGTGAAAGATACAAACGACCGCCGAGTTGTACGCATACATTTATTAGATAGAGGGAAAACAATTATCCAAGAAGTAATTAATCAACGACAAGAATATCTTGATAACGTACTCTCAGGATTTTCTCAAGAAAATACGGACTTCTTAGAGTCAAACTTAGCGCAACTTTTAGATGAAATGAAGAAGGATGCGGAGACGTGGAAGTCATTTTAA
- the ptsP gene encoding phosphoenolpyruvate--protein phosphotransferase: MSTTLTGIAASAGIAIAKAFRYEEPDLTVEKKSGVNVEQEIADFDAALATSKDELKVIKEKTRQDMGDDHAEIFEAHLLVLSDPELVDAIRTKIKDEDVNASFALKEISDQFISMFESMDNEYMKERAADIRDVSKRVLAHILGQDIVSLAEINEEVVIVGEDLTPSDTAQLNKEFVLGFATNIGGRTSHSAIMARSLEIPAVVGTKTVTHDTAKDVMVIVDGLDGKVIIDPTDAELSEYRQKADDFEAQKREWAKLVNEPTVSTDGHKVELAANIGTPNDLEGVKNNGAEAVGLYRTEFLYMGRDELPTEEEQFTAYKKVVADMDGKPVVIRTLDIGGDKELPYLDLPEEMNPFLGFRAIRLCLEMDDMFRVQLRALLRASAFGNLKIMFPMIATLTEFREAKAILEEEKQKLVKDGVDVSDKIEVGIMVEIPSTAVMAKQFAKEVDFFSIGTNDLIQYTFAADRMNERVSYLYQPYSPAILNLVKIIIDASHAEGKWTGMCGEMAGDSIAIPLLLGLGLDEFSMSATSVLPARSQISKLSQSEAAEVAEKALTLQTAEEVQELVESTFMK; encoded by the coding sequence ATGAGCACAACGCTTACCGGTATTGCTGCTTCAGCCGGCATCGCAATCGCAAAAGCCTTCCGCTACGAAGAGCCAGATCTTACGGTTGAAAAAAAATCTGGAGTTAACGTAGAGCAAGAAATTGCTGATTTCGATGCGGCATTAGCAACTTCTAAAGACGAGCTTAAGGTCATTAAAGAGAAAACGCGTCAAGATATGGGTGATGATCACGCAGAAATCTTTGAAGCACACCTTCTCGTATTAAGTGACCCTGAGCTTGTTGATGCAATCCGTACAAAAATTAAGGACGAGGACGTTAATGCTTCCTTCGCTCTAAAAGAAATTTCTGACCAATTTATTTCTATGTTTGAAAGCATGGACAATGAATACATGAAGGAGCGTGCTGCTGACATTCGCGACGTATCGAAGCGAGTACTTGCACACATTCTAGGTCAAGATATCGTTTCTTTAGCTGAGATTAATGAAGAAGTAGTCATCGTCGGAGAAGACCTTACACCTTCAGACACTGCACAGTTAAATAAAGAATTCGTACTTGGTTTTGCCACAAATATCGGTGGACGTACGTCTCACTCTGCGATCATGGCGCGTTCGTTAGAAATTCCTGCAGTAGTAGGAACGAAGACAGTGACACATGATACAGCGAAAGACGTTATGGTTATCGTAGATGGCTTAGACGGTAAAGTAATTATTGATCCAACGGACGCAGAGCTTTCTGAATACCGCCAAAAAGCGGATGACTTTGAAGCACAAAAGCGTGAATGGGCAAAGCTTGTTAATGAACCAACTGTATCAACAGATGGTCATAAAGTAGAGCTTGCTGCAAACATTGGTACACCTAACGATTTAGAAGGTGTAAAAAACAATGGTGCAGAAGCTGTTGGTCTTTACCGCACAGAGTTTTTATATATGGGACGTGACGAGCTTCCTACAGAGGAAGAGCAATTCACGGCCTACAAAAAAGTAGTAGCTGACATGGATGGTAAGCCTGTTGTTATCCGTACACTTGATATTGGTGGCGACAAAGAGCTTCCATACCTTGACTTACCAGAGGAAATGAATCCATTCCTAGGCTTCCGTGCGATTCGCCTATGCCTGGAGATGGATGATATGTTCCGCGTGCAACTTCGTGCGTTACTTCGTGCGAGCGCGTTTGGTAACTTAAAGATCATGTTCCCAATGATTGCGACATTAACAGAATTCCGTGAAGCAAAAGCGATTCTTGAAGAAGAAAAGCAAAAGCTTGTTAAAGACGGCGTTGACGTTAGTGACAAGATCGAAGTTGGAATTATGGTTGAAATCCCATCTACAGCTGTTATGGCGAAGCAATTCGCGAAGGAAGTTGACTTCTTTAGCATTGGTACAAACGACTTAATTCAGTACACGTTTGCTGCAGACCGTATGAATGAGAGAGTGTCATACCTCTATCAGCCTTACAGTCCAGCGATCTTAAACTTAGTTAAGATAATTATTGATGCTTCTCACGCTGAAGGCAAATGGACTGGAATGTGTGGAGAAATGGCTGGCGATTCTATCGCAATCCCACTTCTACTCGGACTCGGCCTAGATGAATTCAGTATGAGCGCAACGTCTGTACTACCTGCGCGTAGCCAAATTTCTAAGCTTAGCCAGAGTGAGGCGGCTGAGGTTGCAGAAAAGGCATTAACGCTTCAAACGGCAGAAGAAGTACAAGAGCTTGTAGAATCAACATTTATGAAGTAA
- a CDS encoding phosphocarrier protein HPr: MAEQTYKVTAETGIHARPATQLVNKAGQYESEITLEYNGKSVNLKSIMGVMSLGVGQGAEVTIKAEGPDESEAIAGLDEVMKQGLAE; the protein is encoded by the coding sequence ATGGCAGAACAAACTTACAAAGTAACAGCAGAAACAGGTATCCACGCACGTCCAGCAACACAGTTAGTAAACAAAGCAGGACAATATGAATCTGAAATTACACTTGAGTATAATGGAAAGTCTGTAAACCTAAAGTCAATCATGGGTGTTATGTCTCTTGGTGTAGGACAGGGTGCTGAAGTAACAATTAAAGCTGAAGGTCCAGATGAGTCTGAAGCAATCGCAGGTCTTGACGAAGTTATGAAGCAAGGATTAGCTGAGTAA
- a CDS encoding PRD domain-containing protein, whose amino-acid sequence MAESFTVEKVLNNNVVICQSEANQEVIFIGKGIGFGKKPQDAFTSTNYDKVYALINEAEQQQYQRLVTNESEEVLLIIHEVISFIHEEIGIPLREKTMFALTQHLVLALERTQDGAEIQNPFLTETKWLYYDTYLLAEEVVRQVSLKTGVTLPEAEVGFVTLHIQSARLEQEPEQQVDLSRFLNYIEEKSGQKLCRDSVSVRRLTQHLHLLAEFPFEQAVIDTNVDSLSFWLKENHPLCYTISRNVVRMMEKSKGITLAQGETVQLALTLISVVKSKA is encoded by the coding sequence ATGGCAGAGTCCTTCACAGTGGAAAAGGTGTTAAACAATAACGTTGTCATATGTCAGTCGGAGGCGAATCAAGAGGTCATTTTTATCGGGAAAGGGATCGGATTTGGTAAAAAGCCTCAAGATGCGTTTACGTCAACGAATTACGATAAAGTATATGCGCTCATTAACGAAGCGGAGCAACAGCAATATCAGCGTCTTGTCACGAATGAGAGTGAGGAGGTACTCTTGATCATTCATGAGGTTATTTCCTTTATTCATGAGGAAATTGGGATTCCTCTTCGTGAGAAGACGATGTTTGCTTTGACGCAGCATTTAGTGCTCGCGCTAGAACGGACGCAAGATGGAGCCGAGATTCAAAACCCATTCTTAACTGAAACAAAATGGTTATACTACGATACTTATTTACTTGCTGAGGAAGTTGTCAGACAAGTATCATTAAAGACGGGCGTAACATTGCCTGAAGCAGAGGTAGGATTCGTGACGCTGCACATTCAAAGTGCGCGACTCGAGCAAGAGCCGGAGCAACAGGTCGACCTCTCTCGCTTTTTAAATTATATCGAAGAAAAAAGTGGACAAAAGCTTTGCAGAGATTCTGTCTCCGTTAGAAGGTTAACGCAGCACCTGCATTTACTAGCAGAGTTTCCTTTCGAACAAGCGGTAATTGATACAAATGTCGATTCCTTATCTTTTTGGTTGAAAGAAAATCATCCCTTATGCTATACTATCTCTCGGAACGTTGTTCGAATGATGGAGAAATCCAAGGGGATCACATTAGCCCAAGGTGAAACAGTGCAGCTAGCGCTGACACTCATATCAGTTGTTAAATCAAAAGCTTAA
- a CDS encoding helix-turn-helix domain-containing protein, with protein MRDNRYREILTTREREVFELLIQDRTTKEVAAELFISEKTVRNHISNVMQKLGVKARTQAIIELVRLGELHI; from the coding sequence ATCGAGAAATATTAACAACGAGAGAGCGGGAAGTATTTGAATTATTGATTCAAGATCGCACAACAAAAGAAGTGGCTGCAGAGTTATTTATTAGCGAAAAAACAGTGCGGAACCATATATCAAACGTGATGCAAAAGCTTGGGGTGAAAGCAAGAACTCAGGCAATCATTGAACTAGTCCGACTTGGAGAGCTGCATATTTAA